The window CGCTGCGCGAACTGACGACGCGGGATGTATTGATCCTGCCGCAGCTGGGCGACTTCAGCGCGGCCGATTTTGAAAATTCCGCCAAGACCATCGACATGGGCGCCGCCGCCGCGCGCGTGGCGGCGGAGCGCCTGGCGCCGCTCGCCCTGTCGGAAGCCGACTTCCAGGCGCACCTGGCCGCGCGCGCGGCGCGCCATCCGGCCGTGGTGAAGGTCAATTCGGTGCGCATCGATACCAGACAGCTGAAACATGTCAGCGAACGGTTCATCAACCGCAAATTTTCGATCAAGCCGGGCCAGCAATTCAGTACGGCGGAACTGCACGCCAACATGAACAGCCTGTATTCGACGGGCGACTTTGAAAACGTCACGCACCGTTTCGAGCATGGTCCGGACGGGCGCACCCTGGTGATCGAGCCGGTCGAAAAACAATGGGGCCCGAATTATCTGCAGGCCGGCGTGAGATTATCGACCGACCTGGCCGGCGAAAGCGACTTTACGATCCTGCTGGCGCATCGTGGCAAATGGCTGACGCGCTCAGGGCTGGAATGGCGCAATACCGTCTCGCTGGGCCAGTTCAATTCCTTCACCTCGCAGCTATATCAGCCGCTCGGAGGAGAAAGCCGCTGGTACATTGCGCCGACAGTGCGTTTTTCGCAGAACAAGGATAACCTGATCATCAACGACAAGGCGGTGGCGACCTACAGCGCCAAGCACGCATCCGTCGGGATCGATCTGGTCAATCACGTCGATGACGACAGCACCTTCAAAGTGGGCCTGGAACGCGGCACCGAGCGCTCCGATCCCAGCATCGGCGTATCGCAATTGACCAGCGAGAGAAACCAGATCGGCGTCATCAAACTCGAATACGTGCAAGACCGGCTCGACGATTGGGTGTTTCCATCGTCGGGAAATTTCACCTTTGTGAATGCCCGTATCGCCCCGACCTCGGTGCGCAGCACGCTCGCCTACAAGCGCCTCGACATGGGCCACGAAAGGGCGTGGAACAGTGGCGCGCACCGTTTCAGCGTGGCGGGACGCGCGGGCAAACTGTGGGGCGACGATTTGCCGTTGATGGAATTGTTTTCGCTGGGCGGATTCCTGAACCTATCAGGTTACCAGGCGCGCCAGTTCCTCGGTGGCGATTATCTGTTCGGGCGCGGCGTATATACGCTCAAGACGACCTTGCTGGGCACCCGCAACGTGTATCTGGGCGCCTCGGTCGAAATAGGCAAGATGACGCGGCGCTTGAATGGCGACCCGATGGAACGGGTCCAGTTTGCCAATTCCTTGTTCGGTGCGGTGAATACGGCCCTGGGGCCGTTCACCGTGGCGGTGGGGATCGGGGAACGAGGCAATCAGACGTTTTATCTGTTCTTCGGCAAGCCATGAACACGATGCGTGTCGAGTCGGACGAGGTTTCACTCCTCGGTGCTCGACACGCGACTGGGCACCTCTTTCAACTCGCCGGCGTGTGCTACAACGGTTCCAGGGCGAAGTACGCTTCAATCCCCGACGACTGCTCGGTCGGTGCCTTGCGGGGAATCACGCAATTGAAGTAGGTACGATACCCGGCACCACCACCGTTCACCCCCACCGAATCAAGGTTCTGTGCTCCCCCACGGCCGGAGCTCTCAATGCGGGGAGCAGCGTAGGCGCGCGCAGCTGAGCTACGGCTGATCAGGGTACAGAAGACGTTGGAAGCCGCACTGTAGTCAATGACTCGTACACCTGCCTTTTCCAGTCCGCGGGTGCCATCCGTGATCACGGGACAATTCACCCTCAGCTCACTCGTGGTGGACGCATTCTGGACCATGCCGTCGACATACACCGGAGTGCCGTTAACCGGGACACAGTGCGCGCCGCTATAGAAATTGGCGGCGGAAGCCGAAGCAGGCAACATCACGGCGCAACAGGTAATTCCGAGCTGAACAGCGAGAGGCCGCAGCAGTTTGGTGGGACGCAGGTTCTTCATAATCAGCTCCTTCCGGTTCGGGTTTCCGATCAATTGATGTAAATAGTTTATTTTTCATCAGGAAGCTGCCTTGGACATCGAACAAGGTTCGACTTGATCGCACCGTAGCCCGCCATGGAACCGAGGCCAGGCAACGATGCAATCATCGTTGCGGATACCCCTGGGTCGAGCGCTTCCATTCAGCAAACCGTTCTGTTTTTTGGAATGATTACTATGAAAGACTCTCTTTCCTGCGAGAGAGCCGCCGCCTGCTACCGGCTGGTCAGCGGTTCAGACGCGCTTCCCCGAAAGCGTACGGCAGCAGGCGCGCAATATTGCGGGCGTCGTCAATGCCGCGATGGTGCGCGCCGGCGAATGTCATGCCGGCCATCCGGATGGCTTCGCCCAGCCCCGGTTTTTTGGACAGCTTCTGGCGTTCCGCCATCAGGCGCTTGACGTTCATGTGCGACGCATTGATCG of the Massilia violaceinigra genome contains:
- a CDS encoding patatin-like phospholipase family protein codes for the protein MRAFSASVLLFLAVFHSSVLAADPPQRPKIGLVLSGGGARGVAHIGVLKVLEDMRIPVDYVVGTSMGSIVAGAYAMGNRPDDLEKRIAGVEWNKVLTDSPPRLERSTYAKATERKNIVSGEIGFSDAEMRLPRGLNYGQQIEFFFHTLAANTGDVAHFDELDIPFRAVATDIENGKMVVLERGGIARAMRASMSVPGVFAPVEIDDRALLDGGLVRNLPVDVVRGMGADIVIAVNLGTPLLKRDQIVSAFGVGQQMLNILTEQNVEASLRELTTRDVLILPQLGDFSAADFENSAKTIDMGAAAARVAAERLAPLALSEADFQAHLAARAARHPAVVKVNSVRIDTRQLKHVSERFINRKFSIKPGQQFSTAELHANMNSLYSTGDFENVTHRFEHGPDGRTLVIEPVEKQWGPNYLQAGVRLSTDLAGESDFTILLAHRGKWLTRSGLEWRNTVSLGQFNSFTSQLYQPLGGESRWYIAPTVRFSQNKDNLIINDKAVATYSAKHASVGIDLVNHVDDDSTFKVGLERGTERSDPSIGVSQLTSERNQIGVIKLEYVQDRLDDWVFPSSGNFTFVNARIAPTSVRSTLAYKRLDMGHERAWNSGAHRFSVAGRAGKLWGDDLPLMELFSLGGFLNLSGYQARQFLGGDYLFGRGVYTLKTTLLGTRNVYLGASVEIGKMTRRLNGDPMERVQFANSLFGAVNTALGPFTVAVGIGERGNQTFYLFFGKP